From one Catharus ustulatus isolate bCatUst1 chromosome 1, bCatUst1.pri.v2, whole genome shotgun sequence genomic stretch:
- the CROT gene encoding peroxisomal carnitine O-octanoyltransferase: MEKQVLGSSEERTFQYQDSLPSLPVPPLDESLNKYLDAVKPFLNEEEYQRTEDIVKKFENGIGKELHQKLLERAKMRRNWLEDWWLNVAYLDLRISTQIHCNMGGPGPYIEHCWPPKEGTQINRACVNIWHTLKYWELLRVEKVAIERSGNSVLDMNQFRMLFCTCKIPGLTRDSLGSYFKTEAEGECPSHLIVLCRGRVFAFDAMHEGSMLTPPEILRQLSYIQKRCYSEPDGPGLAVLTSNERTKWAELREYLIRLDPKNLALLEKIQRSLFVVGLDDSSPHATPEDYTELTRLGLTGDPTVRWGDKSYNSIFFSNGTCSAFCDHSPFDAMALITMLSYAEKKIIENEGKWKGSDNVRDIPLPEELVFTVDQKIINEIGCTKELYYKKVSDLQLVSYAFTSFGKALIRKKKLHPDTFVQLALQLAYYKCHGRPGCCYETAMTRRFYHGRTETIRPCTVEAVEWCKSMLDPSESNYQRLQLMHKAFAKHNKMRKECENGKGFDRHLLGLLLIAQEQGLPVPELYGDKAFTASGGGGNFVLSTSLTGYTRFSGSALPMVEHGYGFFYSIRDDRIVATCSSWKSCPETDAEVLCRTLFQCFHDVLQLTVTAQL; this comes from the exons ATGGAAAAGCAAGTGCTTGGATCCTCAGAGGAGCGAACATTTCAGTACCAAGAttctctgccttccctgccgGTACCTCCTCTTGATGAATCTTTGAATAAATATCTTGATGCAG tgaagccatttttaaatgaagaagaATATCAAAGAACCGAGGATATCgttaaaaaatttgaaaatggcATTGGAAAAGAGTTGCATCAGAAATTACTGGAAAGAGCTAAAATGAGAAGGAATTGG ctggaAGACTGGTGGCTGAATGTGGCTTATCTTGATCTTCGCATCTCAACACAAATACACTGTAATATGGGAGGCCCTGGTCCCTATATTGAACACTGCTGGCCACCAAAAGAGGGCACTCAGATAAACAGAGCGTGTGTAAATATATGGCACACCCTGAAATACTGGGAACTATTACGAGT AGAGAAGGTTGCCATAGAGAGATCTGGGAATTCTGTTCTGGACATGAACCAATTTAGAATGCTTTTCTGCACTTGCAAAATTCCTGGACTTACCAGAGACTCCCTCGGCAGTTATTTTAAGACTG aggctGAAGGTGAATGTCCATCTCACTTGATAGTCCTGTGTCGAGGTCGAGTATTTGCATTTGATGCTATGCATGAAGGCAGCATGCTGACTCCTCCAGAGATTTTAAG ACAACTTTCATATATACAGAAGAGATGCTATAGTGAACCAGATGGACCAGGACTGGCAGTCCTAACAAGCAATGAAAGGACCAAATGGGCAGAG TTACGGGAATATTTGATTCGTCTTGATCCAAAGAACTTAGCTCTTCTCGAAAAAATTCAAAGAAGTTTGTTTGTGGTTGGCCTTGATGATTCTAGTCCCCATGCAACTCCTGAGGACTACACTGAG CTTACAAGGCTGGGGCTAACAGGTGATCCGACTGTGCGCTGGGGAGATAAATCCTACAATAGCATATTCTTTTCCAATGGAACCTGTAGTGCATTCTGTGAT CATTCTCCTTTTGATGCCATGGCTTTAATTACCATGTTATCTTATGCTGAAAAGAAGATTAttgaaaatgagggaaaatggaAG GGATCGGATAATGTGAGGGATATTCCATTGCCAGAGGAACTTGTATTCACAGTGGAtcaaaaaattataaatgaaattggatGTACTAAAGAACTGTATTACAAGAAG GTATCTGACTTGCAGCTGGTGTCTTACGCCTTCACATCCTTTGGCAAAGCGTTgataagaaagaagaaacttcATCCTGATACATTTGTGCAGCTTGCCCTCCAGCTTGCTTATTACAAATGCCATGGACG TCCGGGCTGCTGTTACGAAACTGCCATGACCAGGCGTTTCTATCATGGCCGCACAGAGACCATAAGACCTTGTACTGTGGAAGCAGTGGAATGGTGCAAGTCCATGCTGGATCCTTCTGAAAGT AATTATCAACGGCTACAACTGATGCATAAGGCATTTGCAAAGCACaataaaatgaggaaagaatgtgaaaatggaaaag GCTTTGATCGTCATCTTCTGGGTCTCCTGCTCATAGCACAGGAGCAAGGACTGCCAGTGCCAGAACTGTATGGGGATAAGGCCTTCACTGCCAG TGGAGGAGGTGGGAATTTTGTCCTTTCAACTAGTCTGACCGGCTACACTAGGTTTAGTGGATCTGCACTCCCTATGGTAGAACATGGCTATGGCTTTTTTTATTCAATTAGGGATGACAG GATCGTTGCTACGTGTTCTTCTTGGAAATCCTGTCCAGAGACTGATGCAGAGGTGCTGTGCAGAACTCTGTTCCAGTGTTTTCATGATGTGCTGCAGTTAACAGTTACAGCTCAGCTGTAA